In a single window of the Callithrix jacchus isolate 240 chromosome 1, calJac240_pri, whole genome shotgun sequence genome:
- the CCDC188 gene encoding coiled-coil domain-containing protein 188 isoform X5, protein MQGLKTLGPGGHPHPQCPPAPAPASSSHGGCLEQPCLGPISSAHLVQSQRPFPVPETEGRGPRVEGETPRTFLSSEEQRMRDLEGPRQGDLEAGLRWARPLHPGTNQGASRQVGSTGLGPRPCPCPPLSPEGGALASPRAALSQLQCGPLGSTEQSFLQLEQENHSLKRQNQDLQKQLGALLGPGKQFLPLCPEHSGCTSLAWTPEPASKQPLGDRVPLQLLRQGLCQGQEAFVQQSQKELQQIRLCFERKKTVITEVWDSVAEVHTALNNQATGLLNLKKDIRDVLDQMEDIQLEILGERAQCRTQARKEQQMASMAKGRPKLLSSKGLAGQLWLLTLRLLLGALLVWTSAYVYVVNPTPFEGLVPPLLSRATVWKLRALLGPFLHLEVDGFLPF, encoded by the exons ATGCAGGGGCTGAAAACCCTGGGCCCAGgtggccacccccacccccagtgtcccccagccccagccccagcctccagcaGCCATGGAGGATGCCTGGAGCAACCCTGCCTGGGCCCCATCTCCTCTGCTCACTTAGTGCAGTCCCAGAGACCTTTCCCAGTCCCAGAGACAGAGGGCAGGGGGCCCAGGGTGGAGGGCGAGACTCCCAGGACCTTTCTGTCTAGTGAGGAGCAGAGAATGAGAGACCTTGAGGGGCCAAGACAAGGAGACCTGGAGGCGGGGCTCCGGTGGGCCAGGCCCCTGCACCCAGGGACAAACCAGGGGGCTTCCAGGCAGGTGGGATCCACTGGCTTGGGGCCCAGACCCTGCCCATGCCCACCCCTGTCGCCGGAGGGAGGGGCCCTGGCCTCGCCCAGGGCAGCCCTCTCCCAGCTGCAGTGCGGGCCGCTGGGCTCTACAGAACAGTCCTTCCTGCAGCTGGAACAGGAGAACCACAGCCTG AAAAGGCAGAACCAGGACCTTCAGAAGCAGCTGGGGGCCCTCCTGGGGCCGGGGAAGCAGTTCTTGCCCCTGTGTCCTGAACACTCAGGCTGTACCTCCCTGGCCTGG ACCCCAGAGCCAGCCAGCAAGCAGCCCCTGGGGGACAGGGTGCCTCTGCAGCTACTTCGGCAGGGGCTGTGCCAGGGGCAAGAGGCCTTCGTGCAGCAGTCCCAG AAGGAGCTGCAGCAGATCCGCCTGTGCTTCGAGAGGAAGAAGACGGTCATCACAGAG GTGTGGGACAGCGTGGCTGAGGTGCACACGGCCCTGAACAACCAGGCCACCGGGCTCCTG AACCTCAAGAAGGACATCCGGGACGTGCTGGACCAGATGGAGGACATCCAGCTGGAGATTCTGGG GGAGCGGGCCCAGTGCCGCACTCAGGCCAGGAAGGAGCAGCAGATGGCAAGCATGGCG AAAGGGAGGCCAAAGCTGTTAAGCTCCAAGGGCCTGGCAGGCCAACTCTG GCTGCTGACCCTGAGGTTGCTACTGGGGGCCCTGCTGGTCTGGACCTCTGCCTACGTGTACGTGGTGAACCCCACACCCTTCGAGGGGCTGGTGCCACCCCTGCTGAGCCGCGCCACTGTCTGGAAGCTCCGGGCCCTGCTGGGCCCCTTCCTGCACCTCGAGGTGGACGGCTTCCTGCCCTTCTAG